A genome region from Colwellia sp. Arc7-D includes the following:
- the yidD gene encoding membrane protein insertion efficiency factor YidD, which produces MAQSNSTPQKIAITLVKAYQSWLSPLLGPHCRFDPTCSFYAIEAINRFGVIKGCWLAGKRILKCHPLNAGGHDPVPLSKKEK; this is translated from the coding sequence ATGGCGCAAAGTAATTCAACGCCACAAAAAATAGCTATTACCCTAGTAAAAGCTTACCAGAGCTGGCTTAGCCCATTGCTCGGACCCCATTGTAGATTTGATCCAACATGCTCTTTTTACGCTATAGAAGCAATTAATCGCTTTGGTGTGATAAAAGGTTGTTGGTTAGCAGGCAAACGTATACTAAAATGCCATCCACTCAATGCGGGAGGACATGATCCCGTGCCACTATCAAAAAAAGAGAAATAA
- the rnpA gene encoding ribonuclease P protein component, whose translation MVTYEFNRESRLLTPGQFQSVFSKPLRFGSSHITILVTPNSDNNNRLGLAIAKKRVKLAVQRNRIKRQIRESFRLNQHNLPHIDIVVMVKSGTDKLENKEINQQLEKIWRKVIQRHKK comes from the coding sequence ATGGTTACTTATGAATTTAATCGGGAGTCACGCCTGTTGACTCCCGGTCAATTTCAATCTGTTTTTTCCAAACCTCTTCGTTTTGGCTCTAGCCATATTACTATTCTTGTTACTCCAAATTCTGATAATAATAACCGTCTCGGTTTAGCCATTGCTAAAAAACGGGTTAAATTAGCTGTACAACGAAATCGTATTAAACGACAAATTCGCGAGAGCTTCCGTTTAAATCAACATAACCTCCCCCATATAGATATAGTCGTTATGGTGAAATCTGGCACTGACAAGTTAGAAAACAAAGAAATTAATCAGCAATTGGAAAAAATATGGCGCAAAGTAATTCAACGCCACAAAAAATAG
- the rpmH gene encoding 50S ribosomal protein L34, with protein MKRTFQPSVLKRKRNHGFRARMATKNGRAVISRRRAKGRASLSA; from the coding sequence ATGAAAAGAACATTTCAACCTAGTGTATTAAAGCGTAAGCGTAACCATGGCTTCCGTGCTCGTATGGCAACAAAAAACGGACGTGCTGTAATTTCACGTCGTCGTGCTAAAGGCCGTGCAAGCTTAAGTGCTTAA